From Rutidosis leptorrhynchoides isolate AG116_Rl617_1_P2 chromosome 3, CSIRO_AGI_Rlap_v1, whole genome shotgun sequence, a single genomic window includes:
- the LOC139898447 gene encoding putative transcription factor bHLH041, which translates to MDSIFNLEETERSSLLQRIIDSFGFNYVCLWSHFPHPSNCLIYIDGVYNDENNQASSSSGTTLAMKSFLRYQKSIFLIDSNNRGVPGYAFMHNLTYMERKGLELIRFASSSEQLQFYQDARIKTAIFMGCKNGEIEIGITHESSQINFEIELKKLFPVDFPQEIIHQQPIGRDSSSSSSLRSLSMDNSSAELYSPFLLNMIQTNSNYMPENLSLKEALIQDQQYSPNQNSPSSITMRPEADPLQHALSQIRTTQLIPSREHEDAAMTNAILAAISSSTSSSSSLSTSLSRQIQTPQMAGSAFKRYRSYLGPTRQLPIQSRENLNKRSLSFFRRLSDQVRAQENQMIQTTRPTSNQLHHMISERKRREKINESLQALRSLLPPGSKKDKAAVLSNTKKYLTSLKSQVEELSIRNKILEAELSGLKQEEEEEQVIFNQDSRSERLSVRISNVGESSRSESRVIELEVNARGGNSILEDLVVRVLEVVKRSVGNIATVISVDADTRLLETQAAFANRLVLRLRIQGSEWDESSFQEAVRRVLDDLVK; encoded by the exons ATGGACTCCATTTTCAACCTTGAAGAAACCGAAAGATCAAGTTTGCTTCAACGAATCATCGACTCTTTTGGTTTCAATTACGTGTGCTTATGGTCTCACTTTCCCCATCCTTCCAA TTGTTTGATCTACATCGATGGAGTTTACAATGACGAAAACAATCAAGCAAGCTCATCATCTGGAACTACTCTTGCCATGAAGTCTTTTCTTAGGTATCAGAAGTCCATATTCTTGATTGATAGTAACAACAG AGGAGTTCCAGGATATGCATTCATGCACAATCTTACATACATGGAGCGTAAAGGGTTGGAGCTAATAAGATTTGCATCAAGTTCTGAACAACTACAATTTTATCAA GATGCCAGGATTAAG ACTGCAATCTTTATGGGATGCAAGAATGGAGAGATTGAGATTGGCATAACCCACGAATCCTCACAA ATAAATTTTGAAATCGAGTTGAAGAAGTTGTTTCCCGTCGACTTCCCTCAAGAAATAATTCACCAACAACCAATTGGTCGAGATTCATCTTCATCATCCTCGTTAAGATCATTATCAATGGACAATAGTAGTGCCGAGTTGTACTCACCTTTTCTGCTCAACATGATTCAAACTAATTCTAATTATATGCCAGAAAACTTATCTCTCAAAGAAGCATTAATTCAAGATCAACAATATTCGCCAAATCAAAACTCACCTTCTTCAATAACAATGAGACCAGAAGCAGATCCTCTTCAACATGCTTTAAGTCAAATTAGAACAACTCAATTGATACCTTCAAGAGAACATGAAGATGCTGCAATGACTAACGCGATTCTtgcagccatttcttcttctacttcttcttcttcttccctttcgACTTCTTTGTCACGACAAATTCAAACACCTCAAATGGCGGGTAGCGCATTTAAGAGATATCGGTCATATCTAGGTCCGACAAGACAATTGCCAATTCAAAGTAGAGAAAATCTCAATAAAAGATCACTTTCATTCTTTCGACGTTTAAGTGATCAGGTGAGAGCTCAAGAAAATCAAATGATCCAAACCACCAGACCAACAAGTAATCAACTTCATCATATGATATCGGAGcgaaaaagaagagagaaaatcaATGAAAGCCTTCAAGCTTTGAGATCATTGCTTCCACCAGGATCCAAG AAGGACAAAGCAGCTGTATTATCAAATACGAAGAAGTACTTAACTTCATTAAAGTCGCAAGTTGAGGAGCTCAGCATAAGAAACAAGATTTTGGAGGCTGAGCTATCCGGATtaaaacaagaagaagaagaagaacaagtaATATTTAATCAAGATTCTAGAAGCGAGAGACTAAGCGTCAGAATCAGTAACGTTGGTGAATCCAGTCGTTCGGAGTCTCGAGTCATTGAGTTGGAAGTGAACGCGAGAGGTGGGAATTCGATACTCGAGGATTTGGTGGTTCGTGTTTTGGAGGTGGTCAAAAGATCAGTGGGTAATATTGCAACTGTAATATCAGTAGATGCAGATACAAGACTCTTAGAGACGCAAGCAGCTTTTGCCAATCGCCTTGTTTTGAGACTCAGAATTCAG GGAAGTGAATGGGACGAGTCAAGCTTTCAAGAAGCAGTAAGGAGGGTTCTTGATGACCTGGTGAAATGA